CATTCAACAGTGGGAAAAGTTAGATAACTGTAATTTACTTTAAAGTATAAATAACTTCTACCCTGatgtttttattcctttctaaAATTCTGAATATGGAAACAAGTACCAAAcaatcatttattctttttgaatAAAAATTCATACTGACTTTGTTATTTTGTCCCTTAGAAGAAGTATTTCAATATTCCTATTAAAACACCACATATCAACACTGGAAACAAAGCTACTAAAAGGTGGAGTTGTCAACCTTGTTGCCTTTTGTGAAGTGCCCAGATTTTTCACTGAAATCCTACTTGACACTAATAAAGACTCTCATAAAAACTCTTTCCCCAATTTATGGTCTTATTTTGCTGCTGTTTTTCTGGGATGCTACCCCATCCTCATCTCCAGgctctttaaatttaaataattcacAAATGAAGGATCTCTTGGTGCTCTACAATCCTGAGATGGTCATCTTGGTTTTCCTTCATTTACCCGATCACTTTTTACACATCAAGATCAGGTACACTTGAAAAAATCAGGAGATGAAAAGCAGTTTATATTTTGTCAGTGAACAAACAATAATCAAACAGTAAAGGAGATTTAGATAATCTAATAAGCATGACATTTGTTCCATAGAGAACTAATCTGCTTTTATAAAAAGGTGCTAAAATCTACATACCTGTGCTTATAAAATGGATTCTAATCTAGATAACCTGGGGGACACACTGAAATAAATTTTGTTTCAAAACTACAAATGTGTGCAGTAGGTATATGTATAACACATGATGTATATATACCGATATATGAATGAACACCTGTGTAAGTAGAGTGATTAGGAAGCTACACACAGAATGTTCAATATCACTTGCAAacctgagatttttttaaaaagtaaatatttctaaaatgctTAGAACAGGATGAAATGTtaagtgcttaataaacatttgttaatAAATACTATGtctacctcatattttttgaatgtaatattttttaaaaaaacaataaaataaaaaatttaaataaataaataaataaataccatgtCTAAtcctgatatatatatacacattaggTTTTAAACCAAAAGTCTGTTGCTTAAATTACATCACCAGTGTTTGAAATGAATGACTGGAGGAGGAAGTATAACAATACATAGTCTCCCCCCACAAAGGAGAATCTAAAACCATTCCTTTTGCAAATTTTATTCAAGAACTATTACTgtcaaataacaaaaacaaagcaaaacacccCAACTCATTCCACTCGATTATTTCATCAAATGCGTTTGCAATAAATAAAGTTCGTGTTGTTAGTTATTGCTAGAAGTGAGCCAAAAACTTGAGCCACTTTGAGACTCCCATTCTAATATAACATACTCCAGATTATACTGCTTCCCTTATACggtaaaatgttttctttctatacaatagcactttaaaaataagttttatctGAATACCAAAGTTAATTTCCAGCTGCAACATTGcattaaagttttaaaagatcATAAAAGGAATCATCAAAAAAGCAAAGGtcaaaataatgctaaaaattATGCTAAATCACTGatgatttaggaaaaaaaaaggactacaattactatgtaaaataaaaatgtattagggtatcatctacagaaatactatatttaatattattgtcTCCATTATTCAAAGTTAAATATTATCTTGTAGATGTTAAATCATTAGATTTCGGACAGATAACTTAAAAGgttaaaacatatatatgttaaaaagaaactacagaaaaaaataaactaaaaaaaaaaaaaaaagaaactatagacTGAATGTTGCTATTTTgcaggagaaaataattttgttttgttgttctttctttcaGAGGCTATGTGGCCCCTCCCAACTGCTCTATGCCCTGCCTGGTTATTTTTTGATGTTCTCTTTTCTACTGCATCAATCATGCATCTCTGTGCCATTTCAGTGGATCGTTACATAGCCATCAAAAAACCAATCCAGGCCAACCAGTACAACTCACGAGCTACAGCATTCATCAAGATTACAGTGGTATGGTTGATTTCAATAGGTATGTGGGAACTGTCAGGGTATGGGGAGGTAGATATAGCCCTTGGTTCCATTTGGCTTAGGAGAATACCAGGTGTGTGGCAGGCCATGAAACTCAGCACCAGCAGCCAAGGCAGCCGACATATGTATCAACACACGCTTCTAATATCATTGCATTCAGTATACAGCATCTGAACAGTCAGTGAAGTGTGAAAAACCAGGAAAGTCCATGACCTCAGAAAGAACCATCTTAAAGGTCTTTACTAAGATATCTTCCTGCTTTGAAATTAAGATGTATAAGGGCTAATTctgaaaacaatttttatatttgtCAACAGAAGATCATTAAGGTCTAGCTATTATATAGCACTGAGAATTACATTAAAGAAGGggttaaccttttttgttccaggaCCCCTtggtcagtcaggtgaaaaccaccgaccccttactaagttcatattatactgtgtattatttaataaatatatcacacctgcaccaacacatccccataagagcagtatttttttgaatttcaattcaagctcacggatccCTTGTTAAGACCCCCTGcattaaagtaataaaaagagaaacatctTAACATCTTAAGTCACACCTAAGCAgataaataggaaaagagaaaaatgaaaaacaaacattttttggGCAGGTATCAAAGATCACGAATTCATTTTGGAAAACTACTCTGAAGAAAGGTACAGACTGAAAGCAGTTAACTTCAGTTTCTGCTTAAATGGTTTAAATATGTTTAGTTAGAAGTTTTAGAGAGATACAAAGAAAACATGttaaatatattcagaaatgCTTTCTATAAAGAAATCACATTTTTTCTGAATTGTTTTATGCCCTGTGTCCATCCAAAGATAGCTGCTATGGCATGAAGTACAGAATAAATAACTTGAAGTTCTTAAAAGTTCAccaatataaaaaacaaaacaaaacagatccaCAACAATTACTATGATGGTTAAATAGTTTGACTAGCAGATTCAATTCTTCCtagtaaaaaatacaaagaagaaaaacaaaatcaagacCTAGAATCCAAAAAGGAAGGACAGGGCAAGAAAAAGATGTGACTATTCTCTAATCAGAGGAACAACATTGGTCAAAAAAGCAAGactgatctttttatttttaaaaaatttttaattgtttttttttaaaagacacatagatcatacaaaatgttacactaaaaaaatgtaAGATTGATCTTTATATTCCCCAAATAATAACAGGACCAAACCAAAAAGCCTGGAGGTAAAAAGCAAGAAATGTTACTGCTCTGGCTTGGGGAGAAAGTAGGGTCAAGGAAATATCCTTTTAGGATTTGCAAGGGGTTTGCAAGCAGTAACAAAAGGCCAGTTTGGGGACAAAGGCTGACTGATAGACCagaagagagtgaaaaaaaaaaaggctggggaAAGAGGATGGGTAACAACTACCAAACTTTGAAGCAGAAACGAGGTAAACTAAAGAAGTTCATAGCAAATAAACCTCATCTTCTAGCTAAGCTCATAgcaaagagggagagggaaaggaagaaggtGTGAGGCATGtgttggggtgggatgggggagtaGGGCAGAGGCGAGGGAAGAATAGAAGAATTGGATCCTTAAAGAGAAAACATTTGGGGTAGAAATATGATTATGCCAATAAAGCAGAGTAAACAGCTTGTTGGTAAAAGTGGTGTCTCAATTAAAGTTGGGTGACATGAATTTATAAATTGATGAAATTTTTACAGAGTACTATGACAGGCTATGTACTAAGAATGCAAAGAtgaataagggggaaaaaaatctttgcacTCAAGGAAGTGCAATcgaattttatataatttgtatttatattttatagaactaattttatatatttgtaaacaagtaatatataaacaaattataCTAATACAAAATGATAAGTGTCTATGgaaggacaaagaaataaaaagagtagaTTTACTGATTTGGAAGGGATCTCAgaaatctatttcttccttttatagaTGAGAGAAAAGAAATCTAGAGGATTTAAATAATTGGTTCAACGACTCACAGCATTTCAGCACCAAGACCAAGATCTTTTAACTCTCAACGCAAAGCTCTTTTCACATCATCACAGTGTCTAGTAGAATCAACCAGCACAATTTAGTAAAAGTAGATGATGTACATGCTACAACActgatgaaccttaaagacatctcTTCGAGTTAAGGATACCCTAGGTAATATCTGGCAACATTAagtatgaaaggaaaataaaagggtAAGGGTATAAAAAAGCACCTGTGACAACTTAAAAGTGATTGACCACTAAGCAGGATAAGAAGGCAATGtaaggaaagcagatttggctcaaaggatagagtgtccgcctaccacatgggaggtccaggattcaagcCCAGGtactcctgacccgtgtgatgagctggcccatgcccagtgctgatgcgcgcaaggagtgctgtgccacgcaggggtgtcccccacataggggagccccacgtgcaaggagtgcacccataaggagagccacccagcatgaaaaaagcgcagcctgcccaggagtggcgccgcacacatggagagctgacacagcaagatgacgcaaaaagagacacagattcctggtgccactgacaagaatataagcggacaaagaagaacacacaacaaatggagggagagagcagacaacggggagggggggcaagaaataatttttttttaatttaaaaaagaacaccaGATTTATGTGAATATAACTCAATAAAACTATTACTTATATATAAATAAGTGGGGGGACGATGACACAGATTTATACACTTTGGTGCTTCCACTGACAAATGCTTTGACAGATTCTGCACTGTGTGTACGAGGAATTACAAGGTACTAACTAGTATAAAGTCACTAGGATATACCCTAAAgaaggggttcttaatcaggggtccatggaagatttcagagggtccatgagcttgaattgaaaaaaatcaacttactatctttattttctctgacctctaactgaaatctagcatttccttcacttatgaatgtatgtaatAAGTAAATTACAGTAgtgttcatttcacctgactgacaaaggggtccatggatcaAAAAAAGGTTAATAACCTACTGTAAGAATCACAAGTCATAAGATTAACtcaatttcttttgtttcctcttGCTTAGGCATTGCCATTCCAATCCCTATAAAAGGTATAGAGACCGATGTGAGTAACCCAAACAACATCACTTGTGTGCTGACAAAGGACCGTTTCAGCAACTTCATGCTCTTTGGTTCACTGGCTGCCTTCTTTACACCTCTTGCAATCATGATTGTCACCTATTTTCTCACTATTCATGCTTTACAGAGGAAAGCTTACTTGGTCAAAAACAAGGCACCTCAACGTCTAACCTGGTTGACTGTGTCCACAATTTTCCGAAGGGATGAAACACCTTGCCCATCACCTGAAAAGGTGGCAATGCTGGATGGTTCTCGCAAAGACAAAACTCCGCCGAACTCAAGTGATGAAATGCTTATTCGAAGGATGTCCACAGTTGGAAAAAAGTCGGTACAGACCATTTCTAATGAACAGAGGGCCTCAAAGGTTTTAGGGATTGTGTTTTCCCTCTTTTTGCTTATGTGGTGCCccttttttattacaaatataacTTTAGTTTTGTGTGATTCCTGCAACGAGACTACTCTCCAAAAGCTCCTGGAGATATTTGTGTGGATAGGTTATGTTTCCTCAGGGGTGAACCCTTTGGTCTACACCCTCTTCAACAAGACATTTCGGGATGCATTTGGCCGGTACCTCACCTGTAATTATCAGGCCACAAAATCAGTAAAAACCCTTAGAAAATGCTCTAGCACGATCTACTTCCAGAATCCAATGGCAGAGAACTCTAAATTTTTCATGAAACATGGAATGAGAAATGGGATTAATCCTGCTATGTACCAGAGCCCAATGAGGCTCCGAAGTTCGACAATTCAGTCTTCATCAGTCATTCTACTAGACACACTTTTTCTCACTgaaaatgaaggagagaaaacTGAAGGGCAAGTCAATTATGTATAGAACTGGCCTGGTTTTTATGTAAATAATGTAATGATCAATAAGAAGACGACCTGCATGTAAATGTATCAAGAATTATATAAAGAACTTATGTCAGATATCAAATCATCACTTTAAACAAAGAGGTATGTATTAAGATTATTCAATTTTCCTTATTTGGACAAAGTTActttatgaaaatattattttgtatagctgcaaatgagaatgttttaatattCTAGTTAAATGTTAGAGtatccaaataaaatataaatcaataaatttcaggcttaaaaaaaaaaacccaatgtcACCATAAGAATTAAGTTCCTAATTGTATACTAAGCTGTGCaagagtgaaataaaataaataagcattGGCCTTATCTTCAAGGCCTTAAAAGTGTATGGTGTGATGTAGAACAATAGAGATatgaacagaaaacaaaaattaaatgcataaaaCAATGATCACATCTGGAAATGAGTTAAGACTGCCATTCATAGTCTAGTCTGGTTAAATGTACTAATGACTTTCCTTTGATTGGGAAGTTGTCTTGGTAGTAGGAGTTAGGGAGACGGTTGCTGGGCATCAGACAAAACAAAAGGATCCTAGAACTACAGCTTTTTGTCAAATAACTGATATCCAGGCATCTACTTGGGAGAGGTTGGTctatgagagaaagagaatgaaattacTCTTGGTACCTGAATCCTATTATAAAGGTATTAGTGAATATGCTCAGGCTGGAGGTATGGGGCCTCAACCCTGGGACCTCAACTTTAGTGAtctaataaacagaaattaagctGCCTGTTTAATGTCTGAGACTGCCTTGGTTTTGGCAGGCCCTGGAGTATACCTGTTTGAAGATGCTTGCTTAAAGACTTGGCTGAATTCTCGCACAGCAATTTTTTATTCATCCTTTCATCACTTCATTTCACATTATATGTATACTGGCAATTTAGCTAGCATTTTCTTGTGTTAACCTTATTTTAGATCTTGGAAGGCAAAGTAGTGGACAAAAAATGAGCTTTAAAGTCAGCTAAATCAGGGAATGAAACTAACCTGTGCCATTTACCTGCTAGCAGTTTGAATTTATGATACTTCttagagactcagtttcctcatctacattTCTTAGGGTTCTTAAGAGGATAAGATTTCATAATGGGCCATAAATGGGCAGCTAATTTTACctatttattttcatcattttatctttatgcTAATCCTACAAATACAAACAAATTTAGACCTGATGGGTTTTATAGGGGAAAACTGCCCATACCTcagcttttcctttcaggctgacCCACACTTTTCTCAGTCTATCCTGTCCCTGCCCAGATACCTCAATCTAGGAAAAACTACCTCAAGAAATGTGCTATCTTTCCTCAATCTTAAAGCTTGTACCtgtgaaccttattcctgtaataagaaaactgagcctaattataattaatgcctggagttacctcctgaaaacctccttgttgctaaagtgtggcctctctctaaaccaaactttgcaaataaactcactacctctctctccatcctttgtgggacatgacttccaggaatgagcctctctggcaccacgGAATTTAGTATCAAGCATGAACCAGCGATACATTTGGAGAAAGACTGTGATCAAGAGGgataaatactaaataaaatagagtttttatggctgagagatttcaaaatgCGTCAAGGAGGTCATCCCAGGCTTATGTAGGTCTCAGACAGTCTTCACAagctgccacagtaaacaaagcctccaAACAAAGGTGCTTCTGAGGGCCctagggacatccagacactacaagcaggtcacacagcctcatgaaataaACATCCCTTTGGTGGGCTCTATCTGGGAAtaaatgaaaatctatttccccaacataacatagttatactcatttataaatcccctaatcatgattcttctacttcttttatctgaacctataattttcaatcttcctgttaagtatatttctcagagacctAAAGCCTTCAGATTGTtcctatgctggttgagccctgaaacccagaaGATATGCAGCTAACTCCTTCTCTCTGGTTCCTTgagcttgccctggacaact
The nucleotide sequence above comes from Dasypus novemcinctus isolate mDasNov1 chromosome 7, mDasNov1.1.hap2, whole genome shotgun sequence. Encoded proteins:
- the HTR2B gene encoding 5-hydroxytryptamine receptor 2B isoform X2, producing the protein MKQTDEEQGNKPRWAALLILMVIIPTIGGNILVILAVSLEKKLQYATNYFLMSLAVADLLVGLFVMPIALLTIMFEAMWPLPTALCPAWLFFDVLFSTASIMHLCAISVDRYIAIKKPIQANQYNSRATAFIKITVVWLISIGIAIPIPIKGIETDVSNPNNITCVLTKDRFSNFMLFGSLAAFFTPLAIMIVTYFLTIHALQRKAYLVKNKAPQRLTWLTVSTIFRRDETPCPSPEKVAMLDGSRKDKTPPNSSDEMLIRRMSTVGKKSVQTISNEQRASKVLGIVFSLFLLMWCPFFITNITLVLCDSCNETTLQKLLEIFVWIGYVSSGVNPLVYTLFNKTFRDAFGRYLTCNYQATKSVKTLRKCSSTIYFQNPMAENSKFFMKHGMRNGINPAMYQSPMRLRSSTIQSSSVILLDTLFLTENEGEKTEGQVNYV
- the HTR2B gene encoding 5-hydroxytryptamine receptor 2B isoform X1, which encodes MTSLATDHADHYSESDKTTEKQQMALSYRMSEQSTIPEHILQSTFDHLISSNRSGLQTESTPEEMKQTDEEQGNKPRWAALLILMVIIPTIGGNILVILAVSLEKKLQYATNYFLMSLAVADLLVGLFVMPIALLTIMFEAMWPLPTALCPAWLFFDVLFSTASIMHLCAISVDRYIAIKKPIQANQYNSRATAFIKITVVWLISIGIAIPIPIKGIETDVSNPNNITCVLTKDRFSNFMLFGSLAAFFTPLAIMIVTYFLTIHALQRKAYLVKNKAPQRLTWLTVSTIFRRDETPCPSPEKVAMLDGSRKDKTPPNSSDEMLIRRMSTVGKKSVQTISNEQRASKVLGIVFSLFLLMWCPFFITNITLVLCDSCNETTLQKLLEIFVWIGYVSSGVNPLVYTLFNKTFRDAFGRYLTCNYQATKSVKTLRKCSSTIYFQNPMAENSKFFMKHGMRNGINPAMYQSPMRLRSSTIQSSSVILLDTLFLTENEGEKTEGQVNYV